In Streptomyces sp. TLI_146, the genomic stretch ACCTCTAACTCGGCTATTCCCTCCTGCTGTTGAGAGTGCTGCCGGTCAGTCCTCGGCGGTGTCGGAGGCCTCGTCGACGGGTCTGTCGACGCGGTAGACGTAGTGGGCGCGGTCGTCGTCCGGGTTGTCCGGGGCGAGGTCGGCGGTGCCGATTCTGCGCAGCCCGGCCTTCTCCAGCGCGCGCCACGAAGCGCGGTTGGCCATGTGGACCGGGACGATGACGGCGGGCGCGTCCGGGTGATCGGCCCAGGTGGCTTCGACGATCGCCCGGATGATGCGCGGCCCCAGGCCCTGCCCTACCCGGGCGGGGTCTCCGATCAGGTAGTCGATCGTGACCGCCGCATCCGGGAGCTCGATCTGGCCGTCCAGTTCCGCGCCGTAGTCGGGGTAATCGGCGAACCGGCACCGCTGCACCAGGGCTACCGGCGTGCCTTCCACCAGCACCAGGAAGTCCTCGGAGGGCTCCTCTCCGCGCGCCGCCGGGCCGAAGTCCCGTGCGACCGCCTCCGCGGAGGTGTCGTGGTGCCACCACCGGGCCACGTGCGGCTGCGCGAGCCAGTGCCGCAGCAAGCCGAAGTCGGCCTCGGCCACTCGCCGCCACGTGATCATCACGCCTCCCGAGAACCGCGTCGCTGTCGCTCCTGAGGATGATCCCCTACCGGAGTCCCCGAGGGACAGGGCCCCGTGGTCCAGTCGCCTGCCAGCCACGCGGAGCGGTTCGGCGTCTACGGGTGGTGGAGGTCGCGTGCACGGGCCAGGTCGACGGGCCCGTCCTTGCCAAGGTGGAGGAAGTAGTCCACCTGCCATACCTGAGTGCTGCCCGCCTGCCGGTTGGTCGTGGTGACCCAGGGCGGATAGACACGGAACCCCCGCTTCCCACCGACGCCGTTGCGCGAGACGATGCCGCGCTCGCTCAGCACCTCGCGCGGGAAGATGAACTGCCCGAAGCCGTCGTCATCCCGGCTGCTGATGACGAAGAGATCCAC encodes the following:
- a CDS encoding GNAT family N-acetyltransferase, giving the protein MITWRRVAEADFGLLRHWLAQPHVARWWHHDTSAEAVARDFGPAARGEEPSEDFLVLVEGTPVALVQRCRFADYPDYGAELDGQIELPDAAVTIDYLIGDPARVGQGLGPRIIRAIVEATWADHPDAPAVIVPVHMANRASWRALEKAGLRRIGTADLAPDNPDDDRAHYVYRVDRPVDEASDTAED
- a CDS encoding MepB family protein yields the protein MVTNQPWTGFHGDLLAAKTLVYDPCGFSCSLPVAEPESGEYAAHAYTLDGLAVRFRVAKTTPTKVGQFVTVWQRSEEGPIRPFDAADGVDLFVISSRDDDGFGQFIFPREVLSERGIVSRNGVGGKRGFRVYPPWVTTTNRQAGSTQVWQVDYFLHLGKDGPVDLARARDLHHP